The window GATTGAAACCGCAGGGCGAGCAGCCTGCCACAGTCTCCGATTGTCGCTCCCCCCGCGGGAGCGTGGATTGAAACCGCTTGGAGCGGACGACGAGACGGCGGCCGTCGCGTCGCTCCCCCCGCGGGAGCGTGGATTGAAACGCGCGTCGCGCGCGTTAGGAGCATGTGGCGGGGTCGCTCCCCCCGCGGGAGCGGGGATTGAAACACGGCCACGGTGGCCGGGGTGAGGCCGGCGATCGTCGCTCCCCCCGCGGGAGCGTGGATTGGAAGGGCTCTGCGACGAGTTCGACGGACTCGAATATGATCACCACCTGCCCCCCAACGGCCTGATAAATATAAAAAGCCGCACCCAGCGAAACTGGATGCGGCCTTGTTTACCTGCTTGTTCACAAACACCTATTGCCAAATTGGCCTTTCCACATCGTCCGGAAACTCAGCGACGACCATGCGGACATTCCGCACAGGGATGCGATACACGTGGATGCGCTGCACGCCACCGTCTATCAACGGAATCTCGGACGCGATGTGCTTGGCGTCCAACTTGAAATCCAGCCTGCCCCGAATGATCTCCTGGAATTCTTTAAAATTCTCCAGCCCATACGGGTTGACCATGATCTCGAGCCAGTTCTCATCATTCTGCTCGGAGGGTACGAAACCGATTCCAAAATCGAAGAGAAGTTTATCAAAATAATCTTTTGAAAACATTGAAATTGTCACTTTGTGGTTGTTGTTATAATTTGGCATTATTTTACGTCCTTCTAAGGTCTGCTAAAAGATTCCGCGCAAAATCGCGCTCATTCTTCGCCTCTGCCGTACAAAACCCATGCTTGTACGCATTCCGGTTCCCTTTCGGAGCTCCGGAGCCCTTCGCGCCGCCGTGCATCCTGCAGCGTTTCTTGCCGCGCACTGCGGGAGCTTTGCAAGGTATGCCCTTTCGGGTCTTGGCGCCGCAGCGCGGAGAACTCAGGAAAGCCGGGTTCTCCCTGCTGTGCATGGGGTTGATGTTGTCATTTTTCATTTGGCCCTCCGTTCCCCCCACCGACATTGCCAACCACAGCCTGTCCGCCCGCGTTGACGTGGACGTGTTTGACCACCATGGACTGGTTACAGCCGCGACGGGCCTTCTCATAAGCTTCGAAGGATCCTGCGAAAGTTCGCATGAGTCGTTCAGCAATTCTCAGATATTTGACTTTGGTGTCTTCATAGTCAGCCATTCCCGCGTTTTGGAACATCTTGAGCATTAACGAATGACAGGCTTCGAGTTGTTCAAGAAACATGACGTCGAGGGTTCGCTCTGGCTGCTCGTCTGCGAAGACCTCTGCTTTGAGGTTCTCCGAAAAGAATGAGATCTCCCGACCCCGCGGGTCAGTAGCAACAGCATGTGTATCCAAATGTAATTCATACATAAAATCTCCTTCGAATTTTTTGCGTCTACTATATAATGGTTTGTATTTTCGTATCCTTTAAGTCTGCATCCCTATTTTTTTCTCTCCCCTCAGATCATTTGAGATCGGCCCAGTTCGCACCTGTAGTGGCCTCCACTAGGCCAGTCGTGGGCCCATCGGGGAACCTGTCAAGGAAGCCTTCGGTCATGGCCTTCTCGAGCGCGACTCGCGCTTGGTCTGCCTGCTCCTGTGTGACCTCGAGAATCAGCTTGTCGTGAATGCAGTGCACAAGAAACGCTTCCAGCCCTGAAAGATGCTGGGGCAATTTGGCCAAGGCCGCGAGCATCACCTCAGCTGAGCCAGCCTGGATCGGGTAGTTGTAGAGCTTGTTTACCCATCCACCCGCTCCAAGCTCGCGATGGATGGTTCTCCCGGCAGGCGTCTTGATTGAGAACGCCGTGTGGACCTTGCTTTTCTGGTTTTCGAGCCACGCGAA of the Oceanidesulfovibrio indonesiensis genome contains:
- a CDS encoding HGGxSTG domain-containing protein, which produces MSVGGTEGQMKNDNINPMHSRENPAFLSSPRCGAKTRKGIPCKAPAVRGKKRCRMHGGAKGSGAPKGNRNAYKHGFCTAEAKNERDFARNLLADLRRT